The Anolis sagrei isolate rAnoSag1 chromosome Y, rAnoSag1.mat, whole genome shotgun sequence genome contains a region encoding:
- the LOC137095573 gene encoding uncharacterized protein codes for MWAQPDKDTCEQLTISLLNFLDKAGFKVSKKKAQICKDTVRYLGFDVSQGQRALGPETKEAICRVWEPKTKKQLRGFLGMAGFCRIWLPNFGPLARSLYEATSGPETFLVWSAECRTAFETIKKALMSAPALGLPDMTKPFYLRRL; via the exons ATGTGGGCTCAGCCAG ACAAGGACACCTGTGAGCAACTTACCATCAGTCTTCTCAACTTCCTGGATAAGGCTGGGTTCAAGGTCTCCAAGAAGAAGGCCcagatctgcaaggacactgtaaGGTACCTGGGATTTGATGTTTCCCAAGGACAGAGGGCACTGGGACCAGAGACGAAGGAAGCCATCTGCAGGGTCTGGGAGCCAAAGACCAAGAAGCAGCTGAGAGGCTTTTTGGGGATGGCGGGCTTCTGTAGAATATGGCTGCCAAACTTCGGACCGCTTGCCAGGTCCCTCTACGAGGCAACATCTGGGCCAGAGACTTTCCTTGTTTGGTCTGCAGAGTGCAGGACTGCCTTTGAAACCATCAAAAAGGCCCTCATGTCTGCCCCTGCCCTTGGGCTCCCAGACATGACCAAGCCCTTCTACCTTCGACGTCTGTGa